A single region of the Lotus japonicus ecotype B-129 chromosome 4, LjGifu_v1.2 genome encodes:
- the LOC130714117 gene encoding uncharacterized protein LOC130714117, producing the protein MADTNSTTGSPTGDTTMVPTPTAPSSSSVKPDFHPALAVTNIKNNITFKLELDKDHYALWAELFETHAHATQVLHHIIPPADMEPPARTDASYARWATLDSTVKQWIYSTISFDLLATVMEKGSTAMATWNRIASMFQDNQNSRAVALDQDFITTRMEDFPNVSAYCQRLKHISDQLRNVGAPVSDHRLVLQLVSGLTEPFRGVATLIRQSEPLPPFLKVRSMLILVESGLAKMSGSTSQTALNTPASHPRDFDDSSQQRTTRRSNQGHSNNRSGPGQNHNYQGSSGKPKKKGGSRYPGSLSLLVHLLQPLHPGARLRRHPGTIPGVGLLPLVGLLPLGACLLVLTPHLSGHVPWVLRSNPTF; encoded by the coding sequence ATGGCTGATACTAATTCTACTACTGGTTCTCCCACCGGCGACACCACTATGGTTCCCACGCCAACGGCGCCGTCGTCCTCCTCTGTCAAGCCGGATTTTCATCCGGCCCTTGCTGTCACAAATATAAAAAACAACATTACTTTTAAACTCGAGCTTGACAAGGATCATTATGCTCTGTGGGCTGAATTGTTTGAAACTCATGCTCACGCCACTCAGGTACTCCACCACATCATTCCTCCAGCTGACATGGAGCCTCCTGCGCGCACCGATGCTTCCTATGCCCGGTGGGCTACTCTTGACTCTACCGTCAAACAGTGGATTTATTCCACCATCTCCTTTGACCTTCTCGCCACTGTCATGGAGAAAGGTTCTACTGCTATGGCTACTTGGAACCGTATAGCTTCCATGTTTCAGGACAATCAGAACTCCCGTGCGGTCGCTCTCGACCAGGATTTCATCACCACTCGCATGGAGGATTTTCCTAATGTTTCAGCCTACTGTCAGCGTCTGAAACATATCTCTGATCAGTTGAGGAATGTTGGTGCTCCAGTCAGTGACCATCGTCTTGTCCTCCAGTTGGTCTCTGGTCTCACTGAGCCTTTCCGTGGTGTTGCCACCCTGATCCGTCAGAGCGAGCCTTTGCCTCCTTTCCTCAAGGTCCGCTCCATGCTGATTCTAGTGGAATCCGGTCTCGCCAAGATGTCAGGCTCTACTTCTCAGACTGCTTTGAACACCCCTGCTTCCCATCCACGGGACTTTGATGACTCTTCTCAGCAGCGCACCACCCGCCGCAGCAATCAGGGACACTCCAACAACCGTTCTGGGCCAGGGCAAAATCATAACTATCAGGGTAGTTCTGGTAAACCTAAAAAGAAAGGTGGCTCCCGCTATCCTGGATCTCTGTCTCTTCTGGTTCACCTGCTGCAGCCCCTCCACCCTGGCGCACGCCTCCGCAGGCATCCTGGAACAATCCCCGGGGTTGGGCTACTCCCCCTGGTTGGGCTCCTTCCCCTTGGGGCATGCCTCCTTGTCCTTACCCCACATCTCAGTGGTCACGTCCCATGGGTCCTCCGCAGCAACCCGACGTTCTAG
- the LOC130712848 gene encoding uncharacterized mitochondrial protein AtMg00820-like, with protein sequence MTTRSMHDISKPKNPFSLSVSIDDPSISPLPRNPKQSLSDPYWKSAIQFEFNALIRNNTWELVPRPCDVNVIRSMWIFRHTNGLFERYKARLVGDGRSQIAGVNCDETFSPVVKPATIRTVLSIALSRSWPIHQLDV encoded by the coding sequence ATGACTACCCGTAGCATGCACGACATCTCCAAACCTAAAAATCCTTTTAGCCTTTCAGTCTCTATTGATGACCCGTCCATCTCACCCTTGCCTCGTAATCCAAAACAATCCTTATCCGATCCCTATTGGAAGTCCGCTATACAATTTGAATTTAATGctcttattagaaataatacgtGGGAGTTGGTTCCCCGTCCTTGTGATGTTAACGTTATTCGCTCTATGTGGATTTTTCGCCATACTAATGGTTTGTTTGAGCgttataaggctcgtcttgtcGGTGATGGCAGGTCTCAAATTGCAGGTGTGAATTGTGACGAGACTTTCAGCCCCGTGGTGAAACCGGCTACCATACGGACAGTTCTCAGCATTGCTCTCTCCAGATCCTGGCCcattcatcagttggatgtctAG
- the LOC130712849 gene encoding uncharacterized mitochondrial protein AtMg00810-like, whose amino-acid sequence MHQPLGFRESQHPNYVCRLKKSLYGMKQAPCAWYQRFADYVSSIGFHHSSSDHSLFIFRRGTDIAYILLYVDDIILVASSHDLRKSFMALLASEFAMKDLGPLSYFLGIAVTRHVGGLFLSQCTYASEIIARAGMASCNPSATPVDTKQKLNSSSGTPCEDATLYRSLAGALQYLTFTRPDISYAVQQVCLHMHAPRTEHMFSLKRVLRYIRGTLTYGLHLYPSPIEKLVSYTDADWGGCPDTRRSTSGYCVFLGDNLISWSSKRQPTLSRSSAEAEYRVVANVVSESCWIRNLLMELHFPLSQATLVHCDNVSAIYLSRNPVHHQRTKHIEMDIHFVQEKVARGQARILHVPSRHQIADIFTKGLPRVLFDDFRSSLNVSEPPASTAGV is encoded by the coding sequence atgcatcagccaTTGGGTTTCCGTGAATCTCAGCACCCGAACTATGTCTGTCGTCTAAAGAAGTCTCTTTATGGTATGAAACAGGCGCCTTGTGCTTGGTATCAACGGTTTGCTGACTATGTTTCCTCTATTGGCTTTCACCACAGCAGTTCAGATCATTCCCTTTTTATCTTCCGGCGAGGTACTGACATTGCCTATATTCTgctatatgttgatgacatcatcctcgTTGCTTCATCTCATGATCTCCGCAAATCCTTTATGGCACTTCTTGCGTCCGaatttgctatgaaggatctgggTCCTCTGAGTTATTTCCTAGGCATCGCTGTTACTCGGCATGTCGGTGGCCTTTTCCTCAGTCAATGCACTTATGCTAGTGAGATCATTGCCCGCGCCGGCATGGCGTCGTGCAACCCTTCTGCTACTCCagttgacaccaagcagaagctcAATTCTTCTTCTGGGACTCCTTGTGAGGATGCCACTCTGTATCGGAGTCTTGCTGGTGCCTTACAGTACCTCACCTTCACTCGTCCTGACATTTCCTACGCTGTTCAGCAAGTGTGCTTACACATGCATGCTCCCCGCACTGAGCATATGTTTTCCCTCAAGCGTGTCTTACGCTATATTCGTGGCACTCTGACTTATGGCCTTCACttgtatccctcccctattGAGAAACTTGTTTCTTATACGGATGCTGACTGGGGGGGATGTCCTGACACCAGACGCTCTACTTCTGGCTACTGTGTTTTCCTCGGTGACAATCTTATTTCTTGGTCATCTAAGCGGCAACCCACCCTATCTCGCTCTAGTGCTGAGGCTGAATACCGTGTTGTTGCTAATGTTGTCTCCGAGTCCTGTTGGATCCGCAATTTACTTATGGAGCTTCACTTTCCTCTCTCTCAAGCAACATTGGTCCACTGTGacaatgttagtgccatctacctCTCTAGAAATCCAGTGCACCATCAGCGTACCAAACATATAGAGATGGATATCCACTTTGTTCAGGAAAAGGTCGCGCGTGGCCAGGCTCgcatccttcatgttccttcccgtCATCAAATTGCGGACATTTTTACCAAGGGCCTTCCTCGGgttctttttgatgattttcgttccaGTCTCAACGTCAGcgaacctcccgcttcgactgcgggggtgtga